acacgtatttccacacatgttttcaatttttaagtacatgtaccaaacaccccctaaagaTACTAAACAAAGGGAATGTTATCTCAAGCACTTTCTTCCTATCTAGCATAAACCGTTGTAATAGCGACATTGCAACTGGAGGACTTTATCTGGCCTAGTTGATTAGGCTCTTCATTTGAAGCAATTTGCCTTTCGGTGAATGCAGGTTGCTTTGGagtgggtagatctagaatctCACTATTAAGCATTGAAGTTATAGTAGACATAGTTGGCCTGTCTCTTGCCAATTCTTGCACACACAGTAGTCCCACATGTATGCATCTCAACATCTCCATTTGAAAGCAAGGATCCCATATTGTTGGGTCTACCAAAGCCATAATGTTGTCGTCCTTCCACAATTTCCATGCCTGAAAGATGACAAGCATGAAAgacaaaaaatgaatatattgaTTAACTAAGCTTTAAAGAAAAAGGACAATGAGTTAGATAGACCTACAAATCCTACAAGGCTCAAGTAGTACTGCTGATCATCATAAAAGCAACTAGTTCTTCTCCCACTAACAATCTCAAGTAACAACACACCAAAGCTAAAAACATCTGATTTCTCTGAGAAAAAGCCTTGCATTGCATATTCAGGAGACATATATCCGCTGTGTTTGAACAATGAAACACTTCCTCATCATTTGAGCACAAATAATGGAgtcgttatttaaaatttaatttcaacaaagCTCTTACTATGTCCCGATGACCCTTTTAGTATTGGCTTGATTTTCACTGCCACTAAAGATTTTGGCAATTCCGAAGTctgatatttttggatttaattCTTCATCTAACAAGATATTACTTGCCTTTAGATCCCTATGAATAATCTTCAGTCTAGAATCCCTATGAAGGTAGAGCAGACCTCTACCAATTCCTTCAATAATGTTGAAGCGTTTTTTCCAATCAAGGTGTTTTTGGTTGAGTGGATCTAAATGAATAGTGACCAAAAGAAATAACAAAGAGATAAGAATAAATTTGTATGtagaggtcatgggttcaacaCATTGAGTATATAGAAACCAGATTTCTAGATTTTAGAGTTATTCTATTGATGAGCCTAGAAGGAAGGGAATTTAAATGTACTAACCAAAAACAATTGCGTCCAAACTTTTGTTTGACATGTACTCATAGATCAACATATTCTCTTCTCCCTCAATGCAGCAACCAAGAAGTCTTACAAGATTTCGATGTTGTAGTTTTGAGATCACAAACACCTCATTCATAAATTCTTCAAGCCCTTGTCCAGAGGATCTTGACCGTCTTTTCACTGCTATTTCCTGTCCATCATGCAACTTTCCCTGGAAAAAGAAACAACGAATATAAGTACTTATCTGTATGATTTAAATAGGAACTAATGAAGGCTACTAGAGCAACCATTACCTTATAGACTGTACCAAAGCCCCCTCGGCCAAGCATATTAGCTACATGAAAGTTGTTTGTTGCAGTTGCCAATTCTTCCAAACTAAAAGTTGGTAGCTCGTGGAGTTTAACATCATTCAGGTTTTTGGATGGTAAACTCTTCCTGCTTTTATTTGCTGTTGCAAATTTTAATAGTAAGCTATGCATCTAGCAATTTGTAGTTGCCGTTGCTAATGATAGGGCATATTACCTCTTTTtttggtcatccatctccataaGAAGTATGCGGTGCTGGGAATGGCCATTGCTCCAATAATCACTATAACTGTGATGATTACTttcaaatttctctctttttctgtgTATCACAACAAGTTTCAAACTAAttccatcaaatgtgagaaaataaatctatataatatcAAAGGGATATTATATTAGTTGAGTCACATCAcatcaaaaaatataagaatattaatgtatgcaataaattttgctactctatttttttttttttttttaaatcttttcttCTCCCTATTAGTCTACAAGTTACACTTCATCCAACTTTTCTCCTCCCCTTTTGCCGTTTTATCTCTTTACTACTCTTTACTTTACCGTTACACACCCTTCAtcatttcttctttattttattttgacttttcttaTTTCCatcttattttgtataaatttgttattatttctctcatttaattcatattttccTTATACAAAAAATGTGagtactctttctctctctctttggatttttgttctttcttaccgctctaatttaggttgaagggctttttttttatttttaatttcccatCCAtaagtcttctctctctctctcatagctTTGGTTGGATTTTGGTTTGAGTTAATACTTAGTAAGGAAAATTATACTTTGCAAACTGTGGTTTGTCCCAAAAAACACTTTGTCtacttgtggtttaaaaattgacactttacccaTTTAAGGTAAGCTCTGTTTGTCTCCCGTtgcccacctctgttaaaaataAGGATAAATTTGTATTTCTACTActcttttatatctctctcaaatagcaagagaaaaaagatctaaaagttaggttttataaaatttaagttcATTCATATAGTTAAACCAAGCGCTTACCCACTACACCAAAAGCTATAGTTGACGGTTAGAGCGCAACTTTATTCCCTTCAAGGGTGGTAGCCTAACACCAACAAGTTGATTGAGACTTGGCCCAAATTGGCTTCTATCTCTAATAGGATGTTGGAATTGGCCCATTAAGCCTCCACCCAACAACCCCACCTCCAACTTCTGCACATGCACAATAGAGAGTTGAACTTATGACCTGGCTTTGATACTAGGCCTCCAATAGCTTGGAACTCAATTTTGTCAAACTTGCTATCTAAAAAAGTActacataactaaataagtttggCTGAATGTGTTTCTCCtaaatttttccttaaattatGTGATTTGCCAAAAAAAAGGCCGTGAAACTTGTTGAATTTTTTGCTTTGTCAATTTACtcagaaaattatatatataaagggggggggggggggggggttgttaaGTCAAAGAAGAGTTGGAGCAGCGAAGATCAACACAGTTCTAAAACTTATCACCATAAGCATTAAAGTTTCTCTCTAGTCTAATGGATGATCATAGGCATAAGAGTATACAAAACTGGAGagagtaaaataaataaaaaaagaacttacCAAATTCCAAATGTGCCAAACGAATATATATATCCAACCCACCGGTCGAGGATTTCTGTAGGTCTATTCCACCAGTAGAGAATTTCTGTAGATCAATTAGGTTTCCACTCCATGACATACAACCAATGCCAGTATCATATGCATAAGCTACACAAGAACAGTTCTCCAAGCACTGCTTTCGACAATCATCTTTAGTTCGATATGACCACTCTGCAAAGTCTGGCACTTTGACCATCTCCAGTTTCAAAAACCCGTCTTCTTTTCCTCCTTCACTACTATTGTTCACCCTTTCACACTGCAATGGTGTCCTCCTCACACATCCACTAATCCAATTACCTCTATTCCATTCCTCAATAATCTTTGGCTCAAACCCTTTCAAACAACTACAGATCGGTGAACTCAGCACATAACAGcttccaaatgcaccacatGTGCCATAAAAATCACATTCATTTTCCGGAGCTATCCCGACAACCTCCCAATCCTCCTTCCCATCATCCCAACGTATTTGCATTAAATTTCCTTGTGAATCCAAGAAATATTTTGACAAACCTATGCCATTCACGTAAGCAGTAGTGCCATAAACTGTCTCTTCTTTATCAAAAACCACTGTAAATCCACTATGATGATCTGGAATCCAGCCCGGTGCTCCAGTATAGAATTGACCATTCCATGGACCAGTCCGCCAATATGGATGACCATCTTTCCAAAGGAAACCTTGGGGAATGTCTTGTGGATCCATGCCTGCCGAGAATCTTCCAGTGGATGGATCAGAAGGGCTCTTCCATGATGTCAGTTGTATTTTCTGATCTGTTTTTAAATTGTAACTAAGTTTCATCCTTGGCAATATTGTATCACAAGGATGTTGAAAACTCTCCCATACTATTGCTCCTGTTGTGTCGCCTTGTAAGACAAGGTTGCCGGAATCCAACATAGTGGCACTTGAATTGGGTACAAAATTCGAAACATTTGATGACCACAGAATCTCTGCCTGTCCATTTAGTACCACAAGATTTCCATCTTCATATATAGTAAGAACCCCAGAAGAATCATTAAGGGGTCTCTCTCTGTTAGCTACCCATAAAACACTGAAATAAGTGGCCACAGAAATCTTATTATACCATATTCCGAGGTAGCGATTGGTAGAATTTACAGGGCTGAAGAATCCCAGTCTGAAAGCACTCCCACAGGAGATTATGTAATCAGGATCTTTGAGCGATTGGAAAGAACTAATTGTGTCTCTGGCAACACCTAAGTTCAAACATAGGCAACAAAGGGCATACAACAAGCTTCTCTGGCTAAGAAATCCCATGACTACTTGTTCAGAccttttgtttgtgtgtgaggTTGCAGAACAGGGAGGCCATTTCCatcttacaagttacaactttGGTAATTGGTAGtcttcttatcaaaaaattggTAGCCGTCTAGGAAAGACGCCACTCTAGACTTTCAAAAGTCTTAATGTTAGGTAAAGGAATAATGTTGAAACTAAAGAGCAAATAGGAaattacaagttacaacttTGGTTAGTAGTTTTCTCGGAAAGAGGCTACTCTAGACTACCAAAAGTCGTACATCCCAGAAAATACTTTTTAAGCCATAAAAATTCTAAGGAATTTATTCCCTGTGCTAGAAGTTGTTTATATGATTATATCTCATTCACTAACTCATTGACCGTTGCTTATATCTCCTTGACCTTAGAGACTAGTTAAAgccattttttggaaaaaaaaaaaaaaaaagctccaaCAGACtctctaaaaggaaaaattttccaaattttttttggagttgcTACAGTACTGAAGCAACTCCAAATGAATTTTTCTcctttaaaaaatcaaagaactcaagaaaaaaacaattctttctctctctcctagaCTCAAACGTCCCACataatcaaaacacaaaactatTTCTTATTATAACAGCAAAGTTGAAACAgaacaataaaataagaaaaaaaagaagaaaacaaaagccAAGCTGATATGACCCAGTCTGGCGGTGGGAAGGCGGACGAGGCGCTGCAGCTTGGTGAGCGCTGATCTCCGCCGGCTTTATCCTTCCGGCGACACTTGATCTTCACCGGccttctcactctctctctctctctgtgctgtattctttctccctctctctcttctattttctctGATGTGAAACTGTGAAGTAAATGTATAACgtgtctccaaaaaaaaaaatttgataaaaagaaCGGTTGAAATTGAGTAATTGGGTGTGGAAACGTGTGGTCTTTAAAATTAGTCGGTTGAAATAAAATTGAGTTAATAActcgttttttattttttttggggtatgTGATCGTGTGATGTGGTATTTAATATTAgatgggtttctttttttgagaaaaaataaaacgagataattaattaattgattataagttatttaattattaaataacaataatgataataataataatttataaaaataagttgtgaaaattttaatgcaTAAATTCATTCCAAATTACAAagatttgataaatttcaagACTAAAtgattgttgaaaattttaaatgttaacATTGGggatttaaaaatatagttattgggaattagaaaaatataatagttGGGAATccataaagaaatataaaaaaaaaaaggaataaatgaaacttaaagaaagaatgaaaaaataatatttaaatgagacaGAGAAATGATAGAAAGTTTGTAGGAatgtgtatttgaaaaagtaagtaaataaaagataaatgcAACTATTCACTCTCTAAACAGTTCAAAAATTTAGAGAAGCTGCTGGAAATGTTCTTCGTCTTAAACTTGAAGTAGTTGTTGCTGTTATTCTTTTTTGGCTAGGTCTTGAAGTTGTTTATATCTCATTTGACCCCTCACCCCAGTCTGGAAGTTGctaaactattttctttttttgaagaaaaagatatataaaatgTTAGATCAAGGACAGGGACTAAGTTGAGGGAATAGgatatttcaattaacttttttgAATTGTCCTTATTATAAAATACTTCTTAGTTATATTCTTGAACAGCATGGAGACTCAAACCTATTATCTCGACTCCATTGAATAACTTATACACCAACCACTGGGCTATTTATTTTTCACTCTCTTCTCACAGCCACCACCCTCATTTTtgtgagtccaaatcttctgtcccacttttcttGCTCTAcactatactccaccaataaaaacttaccaCGTGTttgtctaattaattaaatactatcattattgacttattaatgctacggttattaattaataatagtatttaattaatttgataaacacatagcaaatttttattggtggaatataaaatggagcaggaaaagtgggacagaagatttgcaCTCCATTTTTGTTGCTTTCCATTTCTAATACTAACAATAACACCATGGagacataatatttatttatgcttttttatactttaattttttttttctatttaccTTATAAAAGTTGTGGATACGgttactttttataaatttaatccacttatttgtattttaactaatttttgaaataataatGATACCACCAATATCAATATCCAGGAGAAAATGGACATATgtctataatttataaattatgcaGCAAAATATccatgttttgaaattatttagcaaaatgtccctattttgaaacttgatttttacaAAATTGAGTTTACAGGTGAAACTCAACATTAGCAATGTTGAGTTCTATGTATATCTGtcccttaaatttttttgaaaatttaaataaaactcaacATTACTAATGTCGAGttccacttaaaaatatatatatataacttgattttgaaaatattgagTTTTACACAGAacttgattttgttaaaatggAGTTTAAAAAACATGGAcatttttctaaatagttttaaaacaaATGCATTTTGCTTCATAGTTTGTAAATTAGAGACAAATGCCCATTTTTTTCCCGATATCTGATCTCAAGCCGACCCCTAGTCAACTTAGATTTTGGAGGGATTGACTACCTAACACATAATTTATCTTATTACCTAacacataattaattttaatatagaTGAATGGCATCACCACCAATGATAGGATTTTCCAAGCGTGATTTTCTACCTAAcgtgtatttgagattaagtccaaatctcatagggagtggccccacccccacactcacatatgtgaaattttgtcaagggtgctATTGTAATTCTGACACCTCACTCAtacgagctacaaatttcattaagagttgttacttaacctctccacattaCAAGATAAATGCACTCACATCATAGagatgaacaattaaaaaattatttacaaaataaataattaaagaaataaattgtgCATTTCTTAAGACCATCATATGGTTCGTTTTTCCAATTGAACATAATTCTTAGGATCTTTGGTCCTTGGTTTAGGTATCCTCTTACATAGCTCATGAATCTATGAACTTTAGCCCCATCCCCCTTGATGTATTCTAAactctatcttttgccaaggccttggtaaatggatttgcaagattatcattagatttaacaTAATCCACAGTTATGATGCCACTATTCAAATAAGATCGCATAGtactgtgctttcttcttataggtgTGGATTTGCCATTATAATAACGGTTTTTAACTCTATCAATTGCGGCAATGCTATCataatgaattaatataggtggaaCTAACTTTTCCCAAAGTGGAATTTCATCtaacaaatctctaagccaatttTCCTTTTCACTAAATgaagctaatgctattaattcagcttatattgttgaattagcaattattgtttactttttagatttccaacaaatagcaccactacctaaggtaaCAATGTAACCAGTGGTAGAAAGATAATCACctgacaaagtattccaatcggCATCACTAAAAGTTTCAATCACAGTaggatattttttataaaataagccatggcttttggtaccaattaaatatctcatgactcgctCAATAGCTAGCTAAGGATCTTTACTAAGTCTGCTAAGCActcctactgcatatgcaatgtcaggctagtacaatcagtagcataacgcaaactaccaatgataCTAATATAAtctttttgattaaaaatctcattatcattattcacaggaaataaatgaacactagaatcaaaaggaataACTACgcttttgtgatcatgaaaattataatttcttaatattttctcaacataatgtgattgatcaagaaatATCACAttacatgtttttgtaatttttattcccaaaataaaattagcctcaccaagatctttcatatcaaaatggcttttaagcatattttttatcttatttattacatgcatatttgagccaaaaatcaatatatcatccacatagaggctaataataacatgtaaattattccatgatttagaataaatacatttatcataCATTTAATTTATAATCATTCTCAATCATGCAGGAATCAAACTTTACAAGCCACTgcttaggtgcttgttttaagccatatagggatttagttagcttacataccttgctttcttgtcCCAGCTCTACAAAGCCTTCAGGTTGATCCGTATAAATCCCTTTCTCTAGGTCCTCATTTAGAAAAGcaatttttacatccatttgatgaattttcaaataaaaaattgcagcaatagcAATTAATAATCTGatagatgtaattcttgttatcggagaaaatgtatcaaagaaatcaagatcaaatttttgtttaaaaccttttgcaacaagtctaactttaaacttatttattaattCATCTGATTTCATCTTTTTTCTAAGGATTcatttacaacctatggtcttacaacccggtggaagatctactaatttccaagttttattagaaattaaaaatttcatctcaTAATTTATAACTTCTTTCCAGAATATAGCATCGGGTGATATCAAagcatcttttaaattttggggattttttcttaatgttaaaaacataataatcaggatgaaaatccttttcaactctagctcttttactccttctaggttccatttcaaaatttttttgattttataaatgagaagtagaagaactaggttgtgacaaaatattttcttcacccctactacttttgaatttaaaaggaaatttttctacatgaaaaattgcatcaccaaattcaaaatttttgtttttcaagatGAAATCTATTTTTAGAATGCACTATTAATCACATAACTAGAAAAAACATAGGCAGTAACTCTTATACTTAATTTAAGTATTTAGGGTCAGTAAGCCTTACGTAAGCAAGACAAccccatactctcaaatatcctAAATTTGACTTATGTCCTTTTTACATCTCAAAAGGTGTGATatgtgactttttatgtggcaccctATTCAAAATAGgacatgcagttaaaatagtttcaccccaaaaatgtaaaggtgcaccaaattcaattaacatgatatttgttaactcaattagaattctattttttctttcaaccacaccattagaagcaggtgaatatggtgcagtagtttcatggataattctcaacgactgaacaaatgagttgaatgcacttgattcatactcacagcctctatcacttcttattctttttatttttctaccgaattgattttcaacttcttttttaaaaaaatcttgaaattttttaaaagcatcacttttatttttttacaaataaatagttgtatattttgagaaatcatcactAAAAGcgataatatatctattttccCCACTTgttaaaattccctcaaattcacataaatcgaAGTAaattaactcaagcaattcggtatttcttacaacacttttatgaggcTTTTTTGTAActtagcttgactacaagtttcacatttttcaaaatcttttaatagtcttggaattaatcttaaactactcatgattcccacatatctactatttatatgacacaaacgagtatgccaaaaattaatgcaagaaagcatataaactgaACTGGTAGATACTTTATTGttctcaacattcaatttaaagattccatcacaagcataacccttgcccacaaataatccttttttagtgattacataattacTAGATCCCACAATTTGCTTGAAGCCAACCTTATTAAGCaaaaaatttgatatcaaattctTTCTCATGGGCGGagtgtaaagtacatctttTCAGGTTCGtccagaagtgaatttcaaattaaattcaccactcccaagaaccttggttttgttagagtcaccaagcataacagttttttcttcttcaaatggAGTGTACAACTTTGAACCAATTGTCATAGTAAATGTTCCTATTAGCACCAAAATTAGtccaccacccttcaacatattgcaccatattgataTTTCTAAGcatagccactaaaggctcttTGGTTATGTTAGTTTGTGGAACACATTCACGTTTCTAAAAGTTGCAAAATCAagcaatatgcccactcttgccaTAGACAAAATAAGATCTATTTAATTAATCTTGTGAAggggtccttggttcttattgtaatttttatttgggtttccCCTCCCTTGaggtctattattatttttaaaggctCTCTTTTTAGACTTCAATTGaccatttttagaaaaataatttttgggcatattattattattggctgAAATAAGGTTTATCTTTATGGGGGAATTACCATTGCCttcttgtgtcatgagtgcatcttgtcctctaACCTCCTCCTCCACATGAATGCGTGTAATTAAAGTCTCCAAGGATGTCTCATTTTGTTCATGTAgcaaagtcttttggaactccctTCAAGATTGTAGTAGTTTATCAACTATGCCAGCTACCACCAAATTATCTCCAATCTTTATGCCTTCAAATCTCAATTCTGccacaattatttgaaaatcttgtgcttgatccaccaccaattttccatccaccattttgtaataaaaaaatctactagcagcatacttctttgcaccAGCCTCCTTGGtatcatattttctttgtaaaactttccaaattttcttaGCAGAATTATAAGttatatcataataatcataaaaatgatcGGCAAGACAATTCAAGAGATAAGAGCAACAATTGTATTCATctttgtatacttatctattttttcttgatggagacGAAATTCTTGCTCACTCATCTCATTAGTAGAAACCTTTGAAGGATTCTTGTAAGTGAAGATGTAAGTGACTTTGAGAAGACTTAAATAGAAGAGGAcatttcctttccacctcttgaagtgggcTCCATTAAAGCGAAAAGGCTTGTTAAGATCTCCAACAGTCTCctttggtttctcttgtgtagGATCCATGTGTTTTGATTCTCCTTAAAAGTGATGGTGAAAACACAATAATTATGGAATTAAGATAAAGAGAAACtaaataatacttctgaatattattaatttgagattagaaaatacaaaacactatttggactgaggtgGTACTCACTTTCTTTCAAGAGATTCAAACCCTTGGTTGGCTAAGGTTTATAAGTTGTGGATATTAATCTGATGGGCTACACccccacccttcacctcccccttgcgcacgtatctagCCTAATATCTGAGTCAATgtatattagcccattaatcaccataattaaaaagaacaaaatagtctttctttttttcaatgtgggattaaacactttcactaactcctcgtcttccatattcactcccacatctttatatttatgttgtaatatttattcattttgattaattaatattaaaatgctccaacaatttGTATTTGTTCAAATTTACAGATTTTATTACTGATTGAGTGTATTCATTTACATATTTGCTTTAATAATTGCATAGGTTATAGTTCttgtttttattaactttaacACATTTGTTTTTCACTTGTTCTCCAACTCGTGAAGCCAAAACCAATAGGGTCTTTTAATATAACAATAGGGTTTAAAGAAGCTGTAACTTTGCTGCTCATACAACAGCAAAGTTTGGATTAGATTATATGTTGTCttgttttttttacttcaaGTAATCTTCCACCTATTAATTTTCCTAACCATTCCCATTCCGACTAGGAATGACAATTTTATCCCGCCCCGCTTAACCCGACCCTCCCTGCTTCACCTCACGCAGGTTTTCCCCACCCTGCAAAGGTGGTAGGgggggatggggcaagatttttGTAACACCTCCAACCTAATTGCACaattaaatttatgagtttatatatttgttattaccttaattattttaagtgcaTTAAAAATTTGCTATTGTGATATTATAGAAGACATATGCTCTTTTAATGttgtagaaaagaaattttataaagataaggatatatatatacatacatatatgcaAAGTTATATCGTCATTGGGCCTTTCttgaaatataagtttatatgggGTGAAAAGTATAAATGCCAAAATGTGGAAAAAAGTgggtcttgattttttttctcctttgctATACACGTACACCCCCTCAAAGTCAATtttctcatcttttcttttgctgtACCAGAAGCTTCTTGCTTCATCTCTtttgctctttcttttcttctcctttgCTCTTACACGACtagacctctctctctccctctctcaccaaaacaataaatctcacTCTAAAGAAGGAATTAAGAGCCTAAAACTAAAGTTTCAGCTTCAAACTTgtgggtaattaattaaaaccttatttgattttagagtattttgatagtttaattGTTTTCCCTTCTTTGCTCTCAAATCTGGTTTCGGGGCTGAACTTGTGATTCTGTTTTTGTAAGTTGAAAGTTTGATAGTTTTATGGTCTATTGGATGCttaataagttattttaatgtttattgtattggtataaaaatacccaaatgaATTGAAGACCATTTGCATTTAGATGATGAATTTTGTATCAACATGCATTGAAGCTGTCACTGTGACAGATTTGATGtttaccacaaaaaaattctgtatTAAATCATTTTCTGTGAATTAGGATGCTAggagtagtttttatgaatCCTAAGACATATATGGTTGTTATGGAAGTGGTATCACTGCATTTGGATTAAcacaaaaataat
The sequence above is drawn from the Castanea sativa cultivar Marrone di Chiusa Pesio chromosome 5, ASM4071231v1 genome and encodes:
- the LOC142636538 gene encoding G-type lectin S-receptor-like serine/threonine-protein kinase SD1-13, translated to MGFLSQRSLLYALCCLCLNLGVARDTISSFQSLKDPDYIISCGSAFRLGFFSPVNSTNRYLGIWYNKISVATYFSVLWVANRERPLNDSSGVLTIYEDGNLVVLNGQAEILWSSNVSNFVPNSSATMLDSGNLVLQGDTTGAIVWESFQHPCDTILPRMKLSYNLKTDQKIQLTSWKSPSDPSTGRFSAGMDPQDIPQGFLWKDGHPYWRTGPWNGQFYTGAPGWIPDHHSGFTVVFDKEETVYGTTAYVNGIGLSKYFLDSQGNLMQIRWDDGKEDWEVVGIAPENECDFYGTCGAFGSCYVLSSPICSCLKGFEPKIIEEWNRGNWISGCVRRTPLQCERVNNSSEGGKEDGFLKLEMVKVPDFAEWSYRTKDDCRKQCLENCSCVAYAYDTGIGCMSWSGNLIDLQKFSTGGIDLQKSSTGGLDIYIRLAHLEFEKERNLKVIITVIVIIGAMAIPSTAYFLWRWMTKKRANKSRKSLPSKNLNDVKLHELPTFSLEELATATNNFHVANMLGRGGFGTVYKGKLHDGQEIAVKRRSRSSGQGLEEFMNEVFVISKLQHRNLVRLLGCCIEGEENMLIYEYMSNKSLDAIVFDPLNQKHLDWKKRFNIIEGIGRGLLYLHRDSRLKIIHRDLKASNILLDEELNPKISDFGIAKIFSGSENQANTKRVIGTYGYMSPEYAMQGFFSEKSDVFSFGVLLLEIVSGRRTSCFYDDQQYYLSLVGFAWKLWKDDNIMALVDPTIWDPCFQMEMLRCIHVGLLCVQELARDRPTMSTITSMLNSEILDLPTPKQPAFTERQIASNEEPNQLGQIKSSSCNVAITTVYAR